One stretch of Saccharopolyspora erythraea DNA includes these proteins:
- a CDS encoding ArnT family glycosyltransferase: MPSTFGPAVTGTRDPSPVPPAPGLPPLARGPVLAVAAAAGALLLALSGRYGYVTDELYFLAAGKHYLDWGYMDQQPLVPLLAWGLDAAFPGLLPVFRLPAVLVTVLGVVVTALIARELGGDRRAQTLAAAAYPLSPWLLLSGHWLAAATMEPAQWATVIWLLVRWVRLHRQGIHRDRLLLAAGLVVALAVQTKFQIAVLCVALLAGLLAAGPRALLTRPLLWVGAAVALITAVPTLVWQAANDWPALDMGTVVDGESSRLLFLPNVLLYSGIAVGSVFCGYGLWWLLRAPGHRFLGLTVAAVALIYLAASGRANYLAGLYGLLFAAAAVGLQQRRERRGVHRWRWLPWPAYLLSAVLPLALLPIYPLPLLARHPELPNFPRLYETGWPELARTVADTYHSLPAEVRRRTVVVGESYYTTAALDVHGRELGLPRAHSPHRGYWFFGAPPDQATAMLYVGNAQPLAPYFGTGRELATVHSDLGLLNLAQGDTVTFYEHPEVPWSVLWPKIRTM; encoded by the coding sequence ATGCCATCGACGTTCGGTCCCGCCGTCACGGGAACACGTGACCCGTCGCCCGTGCCGCCGGCACCCGGGCTCCCGCCGCTGGCGCGGGGTCCGGTGCTGGCGGTCGCGGCAGCGGCGGGTGCCCTGCTTCTCGCCCTCAGCGGGCGCTACGGCTACGTCACCGACGAGCTGTACTTCCTGGCCGCGGGCAAGCACTACCTCGACTGGGGCTACATGGACCAGCAGCCGCTGGTTCCACTGCTCGCCTGGGGGCTGGACGCTGCCTTCCCCGGCCTGCTGCCCGTGTTCCGGCTGCCCGCCGTGCTGGTCACCGTGCTCGGTGTCGTGGTCACCGCGCTGATCGCGCGCGAGCTCGGCGGTGACCGGCGCGCCCAGACCCTGGCCGCGGCCGCCTACCCGCTCTCGCCGTGGCTGCTGCTCAGCGGGCACTGGCTGGCCGCCGCGACGATGGAGCCGGCGCAGTGGGCCACCGTCATCTGGCTGCTGGTGCGCTGGGTACGGCTGCACCGGCAGGGCATCCACCGCGACCGGCTGCTGCTCGCGGCCGGACTGGTGGTGGCGCTGGCCGTGCAGACCAAGTTCCAGATCGCCGTCCTCTGCGTCGCGCTGCTGGCCGGTCTGCTCGCGGCCGGTCCCCGCGCCCTGCTGACCAGGCCGTTGCTGTGGGTCGGCGCGGCCGTCGCGCTGATCACCGCCGTGCCGACCCTGGTGTGGCAGGCGGCCAACGACTGGCCCGCGCTGGACATGGGCACCGTCGTCGACGGCGAGTCGAGCAGGCTGCTGTTCCTGCCCAACGTCCTGCTGTACTCGGGGATCGCGGTGGGCTCGGTGTTCTGCGGCTACGGGCTGTGGTGGCTGCTGCGCGCACCCGGACACCGGTTCCTCGGCTTGACTGTGGCCGCCGTGGCGCTGATCTACCTCGCCGCCAGCGGCCGCGCCAACTACCTCGCCGGGCTCTACGGACTGCTGTTCGCCGCCGCGGCCGTCGGTCTCCAGCAGCGCCGCGAACGGCGCGGTGTCCACCGGTGGCGCTGGCTGCCGTGGCCGGCGTACCTGCTCTCCGCGGTGCTCCCGCTGGCGCTGCTGCCGATCTACCCGCTGCCGCTGCTGGCGCGCCATCCCGAGTTGCCGAACTTCCCGAGGCTCTACGAGACCGGCTGGCCCGAGCTGGCGCGCACGGTCGCCGACACCTACCACTCGCTGCCCGCCGAGGTGCGCAGGCGGACGGTGGTCGTCGGCGAGAGCTACTACACCACCGCAGCCCTGGACGTGCACGGACGCGAGCTCGGCCTGCCCCGCGCCCACAGTCCGCACCGCGGCTACTGGTTCTTCGGGGCGCCGCCGGACCAGGCCACCGCGATGCTCTACGTCGGCAACGCCCAGCCGCTCGCGCCCTACTTCGGGACCGGCCGCGAGCTGGCCACCGTGCACAGCGACCTCGGCCTGCTCAACCTCGCCCAGGGCGACACGGTCACCTTCTACGAGCACCCGGAGGTGCCGTGGTCGGTGCTGTGGCCGAAGATCCGCACCATGTGA
- a CDS encoding NAD(P)/FAD-dependent oxidoreductase: MRHPVGAVVIAGGGQAGFQTAASLRQGGFAGRVVLVGDEPVLPYQRPPLSKVYLSRPGVDGIRLRGAEFFEENEIELLRGERVAGIDRADGSVTTESGTTVDYDHLVLALGSRNRALPVPGADLAGVAGLRTVADADALRAALPAARDVVVIGGGFIGLEFAVAAVEAGAKVTVVEALPRLMSRVVSEPMSEFFAGVHRARGVNLLFGTSVSRVVGEGGAVTGVELADGTRIDADLVVAGIGVRPNTELAERAGLSVDDGIAVDETLRTSDPAISAIGDCARFPSPHAGFPVRLESVQNAVDQARHVASRLLTGEEVPYEAVPWFWTDQGAAKLQIAGLVGGHDRRVVRGDRDEGRFTIFCYRGDRLLGAESVGRPVEHMAVRRILTAGAGLTPEQASDVDFDLKAYSKGLTPGRA, from the coding sequence ATGAGACACCCGGTCGGGGCGGTGGTGATCGCGGGTGGTGGTCAGGCGGGCTTCCAGACGGCGGCTTCGCTGCGGCAGGGCGGTTTCGCCGGCCGCGTGGTGCTCGTCGGGGACGAGCCGGTGTTGCCCTACCAGCGCCCGCCGCTGTCGAAGGTCTACCTGAGCAGGCCCGGTGTGGACGGGATCCGGTTGCGCGGCGCGGAGTTCTTCGAGGAGAACGAGATCGAGCTGCTGCGCGGCGAGCGCGTGGCGGGCATCGATCGCGCGGACGGGTCGGTGACCACCGAGTCCGGCACCACCGTCGACTACGACCACCTCGTGCTCGCGCTGGGCTCCCGCAACCGCGCGCTGCCCGTTCCCGGCGCCGACCTGGCCGGCGTGGCCGGGCTGCGCACGGTGGCCGACGCCGACGCGCTGCGCGCGGCGTTGCCCGCGGCGCGCGACGTCGTCGTGATCGGCGGCGGGTTCATCGGACTGGAGTTCGCCGTGGCGGCCGTGGAGGCCGGGGCGAAGGTGACGGTGGTGGAGGCGCTGCCCCGGTTGATGTCCAGGGTCGTCAGCGAGCCGATGTCGGAGTTCTTCGCCGGGGTCCACCGCGCCCGCGGGGTGAACCTGCTGTTCGGGACCAGCGTGTCGCGGGTCGTCGGGGAGGGCGGCGCGGTCACCGGTGTCGAGCTCGCCGACGGGACGCGCATCGACGCCGACCTCGTCGTCGCCGGCATCGGCGTGCGTCCCAACACCGAGCTCGCCGAGCGTGCCGGGCTGAGCGTCGACGACGGCATCGCGGTCGACGAGACGTTGCGCACGAGCGATCCGGCGATCTCGGCGATCGGCGACTGCGCCCGCTTCCCGAGTCCGCACGCCGGGTTCCCGGTGCGTCTCGAGTCCGTCCAGAACGCCGTGGACCAGGCGCGCCACGTTGCTTCCCGGCTGCTGACGGGCGAGGAAGTCCCGTACGAGGCCGTGCCGTGGTTCTGGACCGACCAGGGTGCGGCGAAGCTCCAGATCGCCGGCTTGGTCGGCGGTCACGACCGCAGGGTCGTGCGCGGCGACCGGGACGAGGGCCGGTTCACCATCTTCTGCTACCGGGGCGATCGGCTGCTGGGGGCGGAGTCGGTCGGGCGGCCGGTCGAGCACATGGCGGTGCGGCGCATTCTGACCGCCGGTGCGGGCCTCACGCCGGAGCAGGCGTCCGATGTGGACTTCGACCTCAAGGCCTACAGCAAGGGGCTCACGCCGGGTCGTGCCTGA
- a CDS encoding PrsW family intramembrane metalloprotease: protein MPALTPQSILEGRRTNRTPVPLIIGLVVSGICLLLALAFYLATGEPVGVLVGTLLALPTAVVLVGLILLVDRLEPEPRLHLLLALGWGGGVAIVGALIVNSLGGAVLELAIGPDAGMFVTMAVVAPVVEESFKGVLLLLVLWWWRHEIDGPTDGIVYASLCGLGFALVENVLYYMRGFEGPQGEFWLTVLVRGVIAPLGHPLYTALTGLGVAYAATHRGAGRFLAVVAGWIGAVLLHGLWNGSTAFGLPGLLFAYAVEAAVLVVMIVVLVRDRRRLVGLIRTYLPAYVPSGLVQPDDIRMLGTMAGRRQARHWARRQAGGTGVRAMGDYQLAATELALLHDRARLGTIDPHAFHARREAIVGLMRAAATAFMRRLPQAPPPPWAVRQQQSGFFAPPSNLHVARLPSLPPQSVPPRGPGRPGQQWPPR, encoded by the coding sequence ATGCCCGCGCTGACACCGCAGTCGATCCTCGAAGGACGCAGAACCAACCGCACACCCGTGCCGCTGATCATCGGGCTGGTGGTGTCGGGGATCTGCCTGCTGCTCGCCCTGGCCTTCTACCTGGCCACGGGGGAGCCGGTGGGCGTGCTGGTCGGCACCCTGCTCGCCCTGCCGACCGCGGTGGTGCTGGTCGGGCTGATCCTGCTCGTCGACCGGCTGGAACCGGAACCGCGACTGCACCTGCTGCTCGCCCTCGGCTGGGGCGGCGGGGTGGCGATCGTCGGAGCGCTCATCGTCAACAGCCTCGGCGGCGCCGTGCTGGAGCTCGCGATCGGCCCGGACGCCGGGATGTTCGTCACGATGGCGGTCGTGGCGCCGGTGGTCGAGGAGAGCTTCAAGGGCGTGCTGCTGCTGTTGGTGCTGTGGTGGTGGCGGCACGAGATCGACGGGCCGACCGACGGCATCGTCTACGCGAGCCTGTGCGGGTTGGGCTTCGCGCTGGTCGAGAACGTCCTCTACTACATGCGCGGCTTCGAGGGACCGCAGGGCGAGTTCTGGTTGACGGTCCTGGTGCGCGGTGTCATCGCACCGCTGGGGCATCCGCTGTACACGGCGCTGACCGGTCTCGGCGTCGCCTATGCCGCGACCCACCGCGGCGCCGGGCGCTTCCTGGCCGTGGTCGCGGGCTGGATCGGCGCCGTCCTGCTGCACGGGCTGTGGAACGGCTCGACGGCGTTCGGCCTGCCCGGACTGCTCTTCGCCTACGCGGTCGAGGCCGCGGTGCTGGTGGTGATGATCGTGGTGCTGGTGCGCGACCGGCGCAGGCTGGTGGGGCTGATCCGCACATATCTGCCGGCCTACGTGCCCAGCGGACTGGTGCAGCCCGACGACATCCGCATGCTCGGGACCATGGCCGGGCGCAGGCAGGCCCGGCACTGGGCGCGCAGGCAGGCCGGTGGCACCGGGGTCCGCGCGATGGGCGACTACCAGCTCGCCGCGACCGAGCTCGCGCTGCTGCACGACCGCGCGCGGCTGGGAACCATCGATCCGCACGCCTTCCACGCGCGCCGGGAGGCGATCGTGGGCCTGATGCGCGCCGCCGCCACGGCGTTCATGCGGCGGCTTCCGCAGGCGCCGCCGCCACCGTGGGCGGTGCGGCAGCAGCAGTCGGGGTTCTTCGCCCCGCCGTCGAACCTGCACGTGGCCAGGCTGCCGTCGTTGCCGCCGCAGTCCGTCCCGCCGCGGGGACCGGGCAGGCCCGGGCAGCAGTGGCCGCCGCGCTGA
- a CDS encoding MaoC family dehydratase N-terminal domain-containing protein — MTINRAFLGHRFSAAEPYEVTRVKIREFAEAIGDPNPAYRSPDAARALGHPDVIAPPTFPIVITGIGSAGSPIFEPEFGMDYGRVLHGEQKYRYRRPIRAGDLLSVRGLVAEIRDAGPHELVRVETELSDADGEPVCTAVNVLISRGTAASGTGE, encoded by the coding sequence ATGACCATCAACCGAGCGTTCCTCGGGCACCGGTTCAGCGCCGCCGAGCCCTACGAGGTCACCCGGGTCAAGATCCGCGAGTTCGCCGAGGCGATCGGCGACCCGAACCCCGCCTACCGCAGTCCGGATGCGGCCCGCGCCCTCGGGCATCCCGACGTCATCGCACCGCCGACGTTCCCCATCGTGATCACCGGCATCGGCTCGGCGGGCAGCCCGATCTTCGAGCCGGAGTTCGGCATGGACTACGGGAGGGTCCTGCACGGCGAGCAGAAGTACCGCTACCGCAGGCCGATCCGCGCCGGGGACCTGCTGTCGGTCCGCGGGCTCGTCGCCGAGATCCGCGACGCCGGACCGCACGAACTCGTCCGCGTCGAGACCGAGCTGTCGGATGCGGACGGCGAACCGGTTTGCACCGCCGTGAACGTGCTGATCTCGCGCGGCACGGCTGCCAGCGGGACGGGGGAGTGA
- a CDS encoding NAD(P)-binding domain-containing protein, whose protein sequence is MREVDVMVIGAGQAGLNSAFHLRRTGHEPGAGYVVLDDADGPGGAWRHRWPSLRIGGAHGVHDLPGLAFDTGDASRPASEVVAEYFERYERTFGLPVLRPVEVRAVRDSGARLTVETSVGDWSARAVINATGTWEHPFWPRYPGQELFAGRQLHTADYRGPEEFRGMHVVVVGGGISAVEHLAEISEVASTTWVTRRPPDFGETAFTPERGREAVAEVQRRVRAGLPPGSVVSVTGLPPTAAVRAARERGVLERVPMFDRITAHGVAWRDGRELRADVILWATGFRPAIRHLAPLQLREQGGGIEVDGTRAVREPRLHLVGYGPSASTVGAGRAGRAAVREINALLARSQSSTSDSAAAGHRSTASRTGSSSSSPTWSVSSTTVPSSSF, encoded by the coding sequence ATGCGCGAGGTCGACGTCATGGTCATCGGCGCGGGGCAGGCGGGGCTCAACAGCGCCTTCCACCTGCGGCGCACCGGCCACGAGCCCGGTGCCGGGTACGTGGTGCTGGACGACGCCGACGGTCCGGGCGGCGCCTGGCGGCACCGCTGGCCGTCGCTGCGGATCGGCGGCGCGCACGGCGTGCACGACCTGCCGGGCCTGGCCTTCGACACCGGCGACGCCTCCCGACCGGCTTCGGAGGTGGTGGCGGAGTACTTCGAGCGCTACGAGCGGACCTTCGGCCTGCCCGTGCTGCGCCCGGTCGAGGTGCGCGCCGTGCGTGATTCCGGAGCACGGCTGACCGTCGAGACCTCGGTGGGCGACTGGTCGGCGCGCGCGGTGATCAACGCGACCGGGACGTGGGAGCACCCGTTCTGGCCGCGCTACCCCGGTCAGGAGCTGTTCGCGGGCCGACAGCTGCACACCGCCGACTACCGCGGACCGGAGGAGTTCCGGGGCATGCACGTCGTCGTGGTGGGCGGCGGCATCTCCGCGGTGGAGCACCTCGCAGAGATCTCCGAGGTCGCCTCGACGACCTGGGTGACGCGCCGCCCGCCGGACTTCGGCGAGACCGCGTTCACCCCCGAACGCGGGCGGGAGGCCGTCGCCGAGGTGCAGCGCCGGGTCCGGGCCGGACTGCCGCCGGGCAGCGTGGTGAGCGTGACGGGACTGCCACCGACAGCCGCCGTGCGCGCGGCGCGCGAGCGCGGCGTCCTGGAGCGGGTGCCGATGTTCGACCGCATCACCGCACACGGCGTCGCCTGGCGCGACGGCCGGGAGCTGCGCGCCGACGTCATCCTGTGGGCCACCGGATTCCGGCCGGCGATCCGCCACCTCGCCCCGCTCCAGCTGCGTGAGCAGGGCGGCGGGATCGAGGTCGACGGGACCCGCGCGGTGCGCGAACCGCGCCTGCACCTGGTCGGCTACGGCCCGTCTGCCAGCACCGTGGGCGCCGGCCGCGCGGGCCGCGCCGCCGTGCGCGAGATCAACGCCCTACTGGCCCGATCTCAGTCCTCGACCAGCGACAGCGCGGCCGCCGGGCACAGGTCGACCGCCTCGCGGACCGGCTCCAGCTCCTCGTCGCCGACGTGGTCGGTCAGCAGCACCACCGTGCCGTCCTCGTCGTTCTGA
- a CDS encoding cytochrome P450 produces MSASSEALSYPMPRTCPYSPPQEYAQLRSQEPVKRVRTIGGGAAWLVTRHEDVRRVLSDPRMSSDRRKPGFPSLIPGRQAVVAENKQAMIGMDGQEHAEARRAVIGEFTVRRINRMRPRIQEIVDECIDRMLAAGGPVDLVRELSLPVPSLVICELLGVPYSDHDFFQGRSALMISRSTPAERRREVVLDLRRYLDELVAEKVLRPTDDLLGRQIVQQTEDGEVDREGLVSLAFLLLIAGHETTANMISLGTLALLDNPEQLARITEDPARTPAAVEELLRYFSIVDGATSRTALADVEIGGVLIREGEGVVAVGLSANRDPEAFDSPDELELDRQARNHVAFGFGAHQCLGQNLARVELQIVFDTLFRRIPGLRLANGLDGIRFKDDALVYGAHEMSVTW; encoded by the coding sequence ATGTCGGCGTCTTCAGAAGCTCTGAGCTATCCCATGCCGCGCACCTGCCCGTACTCGCCACCGCAGGAGTACGCGCAGCTGCGCTCGCAGGAGCCGGTCAAGCGGGTCCGGACGATCGGCGGAGGCGCCGCCTGGCTGGTGACCCGTCACGAGGACGTGCGACGCGTCCTCTCCGACCCGCGGATGAGCTCCGACCGGCGCAAGCCCGGATTTCCGAGCCTGATCCCCGGCAGACAGGCCGTGGTGGCCGAGAACAAGCAGGCGATGATCGGGATGGACGGCCAGGAGCACGCGGAAGCGCGCCGCGCCGTCATCGGCGAGTTCACGGTGCGCCGCATCAACCGGATGCGGCCGCGCATCCAGGAGATCGTCGACGAGTGCATCGACCGGATGCTCGCCGCCGGCGGGCCCGTGGACCTGGTCCGGGAGCTCTCGTTACCGGTTCCGTCGTTGGTGATCTGCGAGCTGCTCGGCGTGCCCTACTCCGACCACGACTTCTTCCAGGGCCGCAGCGCGCTGATGATCAGCCGCTCCACGCCTGCCGAACGCAGGCGCGAGGTGGTGCTCGACCTGCGGCGCTACCTCGACGAACTGGTGGCAGAGAAGGTGCTCCGGCCCACCGACGACCTGCTCGGGCGCCAGATCGTCCAGCAGACCGAGGACGGCGAGGTGGACCGCGAGGGCCTGGTGAGCCTGGCCTTCCTGCTGCTGATCGCCGGGCACGAGACGACCGCGAACATGATCTCGCTCGGTACCCTGGCGCTGCTGGACAACCCGGAGCAGCTCGCGCGCATCACCGAGGACCCGGCGCGGACGCCGGCCGCGGTGGAGGAGCTGCTGCGGTACTTCTCGATCGTCGACGGCGCCACCTCGCGGACGGCGCTCGCCGACGTCGAGATCGGGGGAGTGCTGATCAGGGAGGGCGAAGGTGTGGTCGCCGTCGGCTTGTCGGCCAACCGCGACCCCGAGGCATTCGACTCGCCGGACGAGCTCGAGCTCGACCGCCAGGCGCGCAACCACGTGGCCTTCGGGTTCGGCGCGCACCAGTGCCTCGGCCAGAACCTGGCGCGGGTGGAGCTGCAGATCGTCTTCGACACGCTGTTCCGCCGCATCCCGGGTCTGCGCCTGGCAAACGGCCTGGACGGGATCAGGTTCAAGGACGACGCCCTGGTCTACGGGGCGCACGAGATGTCGGTGACGTGGTGA
- a CDS encoding PucR family transcriptional regulator: MNPTSPDVPALPTVADVLDLAAVRAGRPRVVAGSAGLERRVRWVHVAEIADIATLLCGGELVLTTGIALPDEPAELTAYIRDLADAGVAGLVVELGRHWRDRLPDALVTAAGRHDLPLVALYEETRFVGVTEAVVALIRDAQLCELRATHRIHETFTELTTTGAEPAEVLGEVVRMTGLPAVLETMSRQVLAYDAAGSDPVALLSGWGERSRRVPQSGRTGYDPRATWLTTVVGARGDDWGRLVLVSPEPPQHRHVVVAERAASALALNRLVTRDRENLERQAHRTLLTELLGGAGDSTDLAARACGAGLAITGGLTGIAVRPRTTAADAPALETQPFLRDLAEATAQAARGARLPALCGVVNDVTVLALVAVDGGDDAVVGRLAAEVRRAASSSPHALPLVISVGGTVGSISAARRSLTEAAQVAEAALHGADDGREYHRLDDVRLRGLLHLLRDDDRLVAFAERELAPIRSDGRLLAALRHYCEHGGNKSAAASAAHLSRTAYYGQLARIEQLLGVALDAPESLVSLHVALLAHDMRRPR; the protein is encoded by the coding sequence ATGAACCCGACCTCGCCGGACGTGCCGGCCCTGCCCACCGTGGCCGACGTCCTGGACCTGGCCGCCGTCCGCGCCGGGCGGCCCAGGGTCGTGGCGGGCTCTGCCGGGCTCGAACGCCGGGTGCGCTGGGTGCACGTCGCCGAGATCGCCGACATCGCCACGCTGCTCTGCGGAGGGGAGCTGGTGCTCACCACCGGCATCGCCCTGCCCGACGAGCCGGCCGAGCTCACCGCCTACATCCGGGACCTGGCCGACGCGGGCGTGGCCGGCCTGGTCGTGGAGCTCGGCAGGCACTGGCGCGACCGCCTCCCCGACGCCCTGGTCACCGCCGCTGGACGGCACGACCTGCCGCTGGTCGCGCTCTACGAGGAGACGCGCTTCGTCGGGGTCACCGAGGCCGTGGTGGCGCTGATCCGCGACGCGCAGCTCTGCGAGCTGCGGGCCACGCACCGCATCCACGAGACCTTCACCGAGCTGACGACCACCGGGGCCGAGCCCGCGGAGGTCCTGGGCGAGGTGGTGCGGATGACCGGGCTGCCTGCGGTGCTGGAGACGATGTCGCGCCAGGTCCTGGCCTACGACGCGGCGGGATCGGATCCGGTGGCGCTGCTGTCGGGCTGGGGCGAGCGCTCCAGGCGCGTCCCGCAGTCCGGCCGCACCGGCTACGACCCGCGGGCCACCTGGCTCACCACCGTGGTCGGAGCGCGCGGCGACGACTGGGGCAGGCTGGTGCTGGTCTCACCGGAGCCGCCGCAGCACCGCCACGTCGTGGTCGCCGAGCGGGCGGCCTCGGCGCTCGCGCTGAACCGGCTGGTCACGCGCGACCGGGAGAACCTGGAGCGCCAGGCGCACCGCACCCTGCTGACCGAGCTGCTCGGCGGTGCCGGCGACAGCACCGATCTCGCCGCACGCGCGTGCGGAGCGGGGCTCGCGATCACCGGTGGGCTCACCGGGATCGCGGTGCGCCCGCGCACCACGGCCGCGGACGCACCAGCGCTCGAAACCCAGCCGTTCCTGCGCGACCTCGCCGAGGCGACCGCACAGGCCGCGCGCGGGGCACGGCTGCCCGCGCTCTGCGGGGTCGTCAACGACGTCACGGTCCTGGCGCTGGTCGCCGTGGACGGCGGCGACGACGCCGTGGTGGGCCGGCTGGCGGCCGAGGTCCGGCGCGCCGCGAGCAGCAGTCCGCACGCGCTGCCGCTGGTGATCTCCGTCGGTGGCACCGTCGGGTCGATCAGTGCGGCACGCCGCAGCCTCACCGAGGCCGCGCAGGTCGCGGAGGCGGCGCTGCATGGCGCCGACGACGGCCGCGAGTACCACCGGCTCGACGACGTGCGGCTGCGCGGCCTGCTGCACCTGCTCAGGGACGACGACCGGCTGGTGGCCTTCGCCGAGCGGGAGCTGGCACCGATCCGCTCCGACGGGCGCCTGCTCGCCGCCCTGCGGCATTACTGCGAGCATGGCGGCAACAAGTCCGCGGCGGCATCGGCGGCGCACCTGTCGCGCACCGCCTACTACGGGCAGCTCGCGCGGATCGAGCAACTGCTGGGCGTGGCACTGGACGCGCCGGAGTCCCTGGTCTCGCTGCACGTCGCGCTGCTCGCCCACGACATGCGCCGGCCGCGCTGA
- a CDS encoding winged helix DNA-binding domain-containing protein has protein sequence MAVLTRRALNRATLERQQLLRRDGTPMEIITRLAGMQAQDPHLPYLGLWSRTAGFTREQLTRLLHERAVVRATLHRGTQHLVGAEDYRWLRPTLQPMLDRWQRGAFGKATAGIDLAGLAAAVRESLADGPLTRRQLADRLAVRWPGHDAMALAWSAQARTRVVHPPPNGVWGHHGPTLFTPAETWLGRSGAGQARPDELVRRYLAGFGPAAVHDIQAWCGMTRLREVVERLRPELRVLRDESGRELFDLPDAPLPDPDVPAPVRFLPELDNVVIGFRDRSRMMTERERGHVVVEAPVTADGFLCGFWRMECSGGRALLRVGLTRTLSEEDRAEVEAEGRRLLRFAADDADECEVRIGEFEE, from the coding sequence ATGGCCGTGCTCACCAGACGTGCGCTGAACCGCGCCACGCTCGAGCGCCAGCAGCTCCTGCGGCGCGACGGCACCCCGATGGAGATCATCACCCGGCTCGCCGGGATGCAGGCGCAGGACCCCCACCTGCCCTACCTCGGGTTGTGGTCCCGGACCGCGGGCTTCACCCGGGAGCAGCTGACCCGGCTGCTGCACGAGCGGGCGGTGGTCCGCGCGACGCTGCACCGGGGCACCCAGCACCTGGTGGGCGCCGAGGACTACCGCTGGTTGCGGCCGACCCTGCAGCCGATGCTGGACCGGTGGCAGCGGGGCGCCTTCGGCAAGGCCACCGCCGGGATCGACCTCGCCGGGCTGGCCGCGGCGGTGCGGGAGTCGCTGGCCGACGGGCCGCTGACCAGGAGGCAGCTCGCGGACCGGCTCGCCGTCCGCTGGCCGGGCCACGACGCCATGGCGCTGGCGTGGTCGGCGCAGGCGCGGACGCGGGTCGTGCACCCGCCGCCCAACGGTGTCTGGGGCCATCACGGGCCCACCCTGTTCACCCCGGCCGAGACCTGGCTCGGACGTTCCGGGGCCGGCCAGGCCAGGCCGGACGAGCTGGTCCGGCGCTACCTCGCAGGCTTCGGACCCGCCGCGGTCCACGACATCCAGGCGTGGTGCGGGATGACCCGGCTTCGGGAGGTGGTGGAACGGCTCCGCCCGGAACTGCGGGTTCTGCGCGACGAGTCGGGGCGCGAGCTGTTCGACCTTCCCGACGCCCCGCTGCCCGACCCGGACGTACCCGCGCCGGTGCGGTTCCTCCCCGAGCTCGACAACGTCGTGATCGGCTTCCGCGACCGCTCCCGGATGATGACCGAACGCGAACGCGGTCACGTCGTCGTCGAGGCACCGGTCACCGCGGACGGCTTCCTATGCGGGTTCTGGCGGATGGAGTGCAGCGGCGGCAGGGCGTTGCTGCGGGTCGGCCTGACGCGCACTCTGTCCGAAGAGGACAGAGCGGAGGTCGAGGCGGAGGGGCGGCGTCTGCTGCGCTTCGCCGCCGACGACGCGGATGAGTGCGAGGTGCGGATCGGCGAGTTCGAGGAATAG
- a CDS encoding class I SAM-dependent methyltransferase, which translates to MRKPGLVGAVAPSSPGLARQMASVVPTSGNPVVVELGPGTGALSGAVAKRLPTGGRHLAIELDPGMVEYLRTEVPWLEVVQGDAAHLGELLAGAGIESVDAVVSGLPWSIFPGELQKAILQQVGAVLAPGGAFTTFAYVHALGMTGARQFRRRLDTAFDEVVTSRTIWRNVPPALTYVCRRPTGR; encoded by the coding sequence ATGCGCAAGCCCGGGCTGGTCGGTGCGGTCGCGCCGAGCTCGCCGGGCCTCGCGAGGCAGATGGCCTCGGTCGTGCCGACCTCCGGCAACCCGGTCGTGGTCGAGCTCGGACCCGGCACCGGAGCGCTCAGCGGCGCGGTCGCCAAGCGGCTGCCCACCGGCGGCAGGCACCTGGCCATCGAGCTCGACCCAGGCATGGTCGAGTACCTGCGCACCGAGGTTCCGTGGCTGGAGGTCGTCCAGGGCGACGCGGCCCACCTCGGCGAGCTGCTGGCCGGTGCCGGGATCGAGTCGGTGGACGCGGTGGTCAGCGGGCTGCCGTGGTCGATCTTCCCGGGGGAGCTGCAGAAGGCGATCCTGCAACAGGTGGGCGCGGTACTGGCTCCCGGTGGCGCGTTCACGACCTTCGCCTACGTCCACGCGCTCGGCATGACCGGGGCGCGACAGTTCCGCAGGCGGCTGGACACCGCCTTCGACGAGGTCGTCACCAGCCGCACGATCTGGCGCAACGTCCCGCCGGCGCTCACCTACGTCTGCCGCCGCCCCACCGGGCGCTGA
- a CDS encoding MaoC/PaaZ C-terminal domain-containing protein — MRYDDVEVGASIGRRELPVRRLDLIRYCGASGDFNELHWNERAAKRAGLPDVIAHGMFTMARVGRLVTDWAGDPGAVVEYEVRFSRPVVVPDTDEGVTLVVEGAVAEKLGDGCVAVELTASMEGADVLSAVRAVVRLG, encoded by the coding sequence GTGCGCTACGACGACGTGGAGGTGGGAGCGAGCATCGGACGGCGCGAGCTGCCGGTCCGCAGGCTGGACCTGATCCGCTACTGCGGGGCGTCCGGTGACTTCAACGAACTGCACTGGAACGAACGCGCCGCGAAGCGGGCCGGGCTGCCCGACGTGATCGCGCACGGGATGTTCACCATGGCCCGGGTCGGCAGGCTGGTCACCGACTGGGCCGGTGATCCCGGCGCCGTGGTCGAGTACGAGGTGCGGTTCTCGCGGCCCGTCGTCGTGCCCGACACCGACGAGGGCGTGACGCTGGTCGTGGAGGGGGCGGTGGCCGAAAAGCTCGGCGACGGATGCGTCGCGGTCGAGCTCACCGCCTCGATGGAGGGTGCCGACGTGCTCAGCGCGGTGCGCGCGGTGGTCCGGCTCGGCTGA